In Rattus norvegicus strain BN/NHsdMcwi chromosome 1, GRCr8, whole genome shotgun sequence, a genomic segment contains:
- the Zfp180 gene encoding zinc finger protein 180 isoform 1 precursor (isoform 1 precursor is encoded by transcript variant 1) — protein MCECVCVCVCACVCVCVCMCVKAPSVARLCGWAQSARSDLADADSKWRPDPGHSNHVGCASGSGQEALGTTPHPEGTMEQQDDESPETLQACVENFVLPQEMIIEVEGEDAGSLDILPQESTDFKIVTVDLTEEGQSTWSKAQRTPERPVTLAGPGRDLWDSTAVHRTEETTSKQTVFDEEPSHGSKPEVLARDDPWLSSCEEQLEKQQDKQEEGVLTQGSAGPPETVYGDPGFDRSCLSTSRPSFPMIPLRNHFHKQASHVKKLHGDVANSHQQINNNADFFEDDKSGKVPQSLHPTQCIRTPKGKKACEFNGRVQPFGQGVPLNLNQKVHLEGKSFGFKGRGQVLNRNIVLNEQQKLLIKEGQYKCSKTAPSPSLPQNLRNYSEEKRFECKYCGKSFSWSSHLIAHQRTHTGEKPYKCNLCGKFFTRSSHVVSHQRIHTGEKPYRCNLCGKSFTQRYVLVVHQRTHTGERPYECNQCGKSFRQSYKLIAHQRTHTGEKPYECTQCGKSFIQSYKLIAHQKIHSGEKPYECSHCGKSFSQSYKLVAHQRTHTGEKPFECNYCGKSFSWSSQLVSHQRTHTGEKPYECNECGKSFNRSSHLVMHQRTHTGEKPYQCKQCGKSFSQSYVLVVHQRTHTGEKPYECGQCGKTFRQSSCFTQHQRTHTGEKPYECNQCGKTFSLSARLIVHQRTHTGEKPYKCSQCGKAFISSSKRSRHQATHSEESCKS, from the exons atgtgtgagtgtgtgtgtgtatgtgtgtgtgcgtgcgtgtgtgtgtgtgtgtgtatgtgtgtgaaggcgCCTTCAGTGGCCCGGCTTTGTGGCTGGGCTCAGTCTGCACGGAGCGACCTAGCGGATGCTGACTCGAAGTGGAGGCCAGACCCCGGCCACTCGAATCATGTCGGATGTGCTTCAGGATCGGGGCAGGAAGCG CTTGGCACCACGCCACACCCGGAGGGGACCATGGAGCAGCAAGATGATGAGTCCCCGGAGACCCTGCAGGCCTGTGTGGAG AACTTTGTTCTACCCCAAGAGATGATCATCGAAGTGGAGGGAGAAGATGCTGGGTCACTGGACATCTTGCCTCAG GAGAGCACAGACTTCAAGATTGTGACTGTGGACCTCACGGAGGAGGGACAGAGCACTTGGAGCAAGGCCCAGAGAACCCCAGAGAGACCTGTGACCCTGGCAGGCCCTGGAAGGGACCTGTGGG ATTCGACAGCTGTACACAGAACAGAAGAAACAACCTCAAAGCAGACCGTCTTTGATGAAGAACCATCCCATGGATCGAAGCCAGAGGTGTTGGCAAGAGATGatccttggctttcttcatgTGAGGAGCAGTTGGAGAAACAACAGGACAAGCAAGAGGAGGGGGTCTTGACCCAGGGTAGTGCTGGTCCTCCCGAGACTGTCTATGGGGATCCTGGCTTTGACAGGAGTTGCCTGAGTACCAGCCGGCCTTCATTCCCCATGATACCTCTCAGAAACCATTTTCATAAACAAGcgtcacatgttaaaaagttacATGGTGATGTTGCAAATAGTCACCAACAGATCAACAACAATGCGGATTTCTTTGAAGATGACAAATCTGGGAAAGTTCCTCAGAGTCTTCATCCCACTCAGTGTATAAGAACCCCGAAAGGAAAGAAAGCCTGTGAATTTAATGGTCGTGTTCAACCCTTTGGCCAAGGTGTGCCCCTAAATCTAAATCAAAAAGTTCATTTGGAAGGTAAAAGCTTTGGCTTTAAAGGGCGCGGGCAAGTTTTGAACCGTAACATAGTCCTCAATGAGCAACAGAAGCTTCTCATTAAAGAAGGCCAGTATAAATGTAGCAAAACCGCCCCAAGTCCGTCTCTTCCCCAAAACCTGAGAAACTACTCTGAGGAGAAACGCTTTGAATGTAAGTACTGTGGCAAGTCCTTCAGCTGGAGCTCCCATCTCATTGCTCACCAAAGAACCCATACGGGGGAAAAGCCGTACAAATGCAACCTGTGTGGGAAGTTCTTCACCCGGAGCTCACACGTCGTTTCTCATCAGaggattcatactggagagaaaccatacAGGTGCAATCTGTGTGGGAAGTCTTTCACCCAGAGGTATGTGCTCGTGGTGCATCAAAGAACTCACACTGGCGAGCGTCCTTATGAATGCAACCAGTGTGGGAAGTCGTTCCGCCAGAGCTACAAACTCATTGCGCATCAAAGAACCCACACAGGAGAGAAGCCGTACGAATGCACCCAGTGTGGGAAGTCATTCATCCAGAGTTACAAGCTCATCGCGCATCAGAAAATTCACTCTGGAGAAAAACCTTATGAGTGCAGTCACTGTGGCAAGTCCTTCAGCCAAAGCTATAAGCTTGTTGCCCATCAGAGGactcacacaggagagaaacccttcGAGTGTAACTACTGTGGGAAATCATTCAGCTGGAGCTCCCAGCTGGTGTCTCATCAAAGAACCCACACGGGAGAGAAGCCTTACGAGTGTAACGAGTGTGGGAAATCATTCAATCGCAGCTCACACCTTGTCATGCACCAGAGaactcatactggagagaagccgtATCAGTGCAAGCAGTGCGGGAAATCTTTCAGTCAGAGTTACGTTCTTGTCGTTCACCAGAGGACACACACTGGGGAAAAGCCCTACGAGTGTGGCCAGTGTGGGAAGACATTCCGGCAGAGCTCCTGCTTTACCCAGCATCAGAGGACTCACAccggagagaagccctatgagtgTAATCAGTGTGGGAAGACCTTCAGCCTAAGTGCCCGGCTTATCGTCCACCAGCGAACCCACACTGGGGAAAAGCCCTACAAATGCAGCCAGTGTGGCAAAGCCTTTATTAGCAGTTCTAAGCGCAGTAGGCACCAGGCTACTCACAGCGAGGAGTCCTGCAAGTCCTGA
- the Zfp180 gene encoding zinc finger protein 180 isoform 2 (isoform 2 is encoded by transcript variant 2), producing MEQQDDESPETLQACVENFVLPQEMIIEVEGEDAGSLDILPQESTDFKIVTVDLTEEGQSTWSKAQRTPERPVTLAGPGRDLWDSTAVHRTEETTSKQTVFDEEPSHGSKPEVLARDDPWLSSCEEQLEKQQDKQEEGVLTQGSAGPPETVYGDPGFDRSCLSTSRPSFPMIPLRNHFHKQASHVKKLHGDVANSHQQINNNADFFEDDKSGKVPQSLHPTQCIRTPKGKKACEFNGRVQPFGQGVPLNLNQKVHLEGKSFGFKGRGQVLNRNIVLNEQQKLLIKEGQYKCSKTAPSPSLPQNLRNYSEEKRFECKYCGKSFSWSSHLIAHQRTHTGEKPYKCNLCGKFFTRSSHVVSHQRIHTGEKPYRCNLCGKSFTQRYVLVVHQRTHTGERPYECNQCGKSFRQSYKLIAHQRTHTGEKPYECTQCGKSFIQSYKLIAHQKIHSGEKPYECSHCGKSFSQSYKLVAHQRTHTGEKPFECNYCGKSFSWSSQLVSHQRTHTGEKPYECNECGKSFNRSSHLVMHQRTHTGEKPYQCKQCGKSFSQSYVLVVHQRTHTGEKPYECGQCGKTFRQSSCFTQHQRTHTGEKPYECNQCGKTFSLSARLIVHQRTHTGEKPYKCSQCGKAFISSSKRSRHQATHSEESCKS from the exons ATGGAGCAGCAAGATGATGAGTCCCCGGAGACCCTGCAGGCCTGTGTGGAG AACTTTGTTCTACCCCAAGAGATGATCATCGAAGTGGAGGGAGAAGATGCTGGGTCACTGGACATCTTGCCTCAG GAGAGCACAGACTTCAAGATTGTGACTGTGGACCTCACGGAGGAGGGACAGAGCACTTGGAGCAAGGCCCAGAGAACCCCAGAGAGACCTGTGACCCTGGCAGGCCCTGGAAGGGACCTGTGGG ATTCGACAGCTGTACACAGAACAGAAGAAACAACCTCAAAGCAGACCGTCTTTGATGAAGAACCATCCCATGGATCGAAGCCAGAGGTGTTGGCAAGAGATGatccttggctttcttcatgTGAGGAGCAGTTGGAGAAACAACAGGACAAGCAAGAGGAGGGGGTCTTGACCCAGGGTAGTGCTGGTCCTCCCGAGACTGTCTATGGGGATCCTGGCTTTGACAGGAGTTGCCTGAGTACCAGCCGGCCTTCATTCCCCATGATACCTCTCAGAAACCATTTTCATAAACAAGcgtcacatgttaaaaagttacATGGTGATGTTGCAAATAGTCACCAACAGATCAACAACAATGCGGATTTCTTTGAAGATGACAAATCTGGGAAAGTTCCTCAGAGTCTTCATCCCACTCAGTGTATAAGAACCCCGAAAGGAAAGAAAGCCTGTGAATTTAATGGTCGTGTTCAACCCTTTGGCCAAGGTGTGCCCCTAAATCTAAATCAAAAAGTTCATTTGGAAGGTAAAAGCTTTGGCTTTAAAGGGCGCGGGCAAGTTTTGAACCGTAACATAGTCCTCAATGAGCAACAGAAGCTTCTCATTAAAGAAGGCCAGTATAAATGTAGCAAAACCGCCCCAAGTCCGTCTCTTCCCCAAAACCTGAGAAACTACTCTGAGGAGAAACGCTTTGAATGTAAGTACTGTGGCAAGTCCTTCAGCTGGAGCTCCCATCTCATTGCTCACCAAAGAACCCATACGGGGGAAAAGCCGTACAAATGCAACCTGTGTGGGAAGTTCTTCACCCGGAGCTCACACGTCGTTTCTCATCAGaggattcatactggagagaaaccatacAGGTGCAATCTGTGTGGGAAGTCTTTCACCCAGAGGTATGTGCTCGTGGTGCATCAAAGAACTCACACTGGCGAGCGTCCTTATGAATGCAACCAGTGTGGGAAGTCGTTCCGCCAGAGCTACAAACTCATTGCGCATCAAAGAACCCACACAGGAGAGAAGCCGTACGAATGCACCCAGTGTGGGAAGTCATTCATCCAGAGTTACAAGCTCATCGCGCATCAGAAAATTCACTCTGGAGAAAAACCTTATGAGTGCAGTCACTGTGGCAAGTCCTTCAGCCAAAGCTATAAGCTTGTTGCCCATCAGAGGactcacacaggagagaaacccttcGAGTGTAACTACTGTGGGAAATCATTCAGCTGGAGCTCCCAGCTGGTGTCTCATCAAAGAACCCACACGGGAGAGAAGCCTTACGAGTGTAACGAGTGTGGGAAATCATTCAATCGCAGCTCACACCTTGTCATGCACCAGAGaactcatactggagagaagccgtATCAGTGCAAGCAGTGCGGGAAATCTTTCAGTCAGAGTTACGTTCTTGTCGTTCACCAGAGGACACACACTGGGGAAAAGCCCTACGAGTGTGGCCAGTGTGGGAAGACATTCCGGCAGAGCTCCTGCTTTACCCAGCATCAGAGGACTCACAccggagagaagccctatgagtgTAATCAGTGTGGGAAGACCTTCAGCCTAAGTGCCCGGCTTATCGTCCACCAGCGAACCCACACTGGGGAAAAGCCCTACAAATGCAGCCAGTGTGGCAAAGCCTTTATTAGCAGTTCTAAGCGCAGTAGGCACCAGGCTACTCACAGCGAGGAGTCCTGCAAGTCCTGA
- the LOC120096885 gene encoding thymosin beta-4-like, with translation MSDKPNMAEIETFSKSKLRKTETQEKNPLPSKETIG, from the coding sequence ATGTCTGACAAACCCAATATGGCTGAGATCGAGACATTCAGCAAGTCGAAGCTGAGGAAGACAGAAACGCAAGAGAAAAATCCTCTGCCTTCAAAAGAAACCATTGGATAA